Sequence from the Ornithinimicrobium humiphilum genome:
CCTACGACGAGACCAACCGGCTGTTCGACCTCGCCAACGGCGGCGGGGCGCTGATGGACCTCGGCGTCTACCCCGTGACCCTGGCCCACCTGCTCGCCGGCCACCCCACCGACGTGCAGGTGCTCGGGAGCACCGTGCCGACCGGCGCCGACGACCAGGTGGCGCTGCAGTGGCACACCGACTCGGGCGCCCTCGTGCAGGTGCTGTGCGACTCGCGCAGCCACGGCGCCTCCCGCACCGTGCTGCGTGGCACCGCGGGCTGGATCGAGGTGCACGGCCCGGTCAACGACCCGGAGTCCTTCACCGTGCACCGCCCCGGCGAGGACGAGGAGCACGTCTCGGCCGAGCGGCGCGGCTTCGCGCACGAGGTCGAGGAGGTGCACCGTTGCCTGCGCGAGGGGCTGGTCGAGTCGCCCCTGGTCCCCCACGACGACACGATCGCGGTCATGACGGTGCTGGAGAGCGTGCGCCGCGAGATCGGCGTGCGCTACCCGCAGGAGGACGAGCCGCTGCGCGCCTAGCGCGGCAGGGTGCGCCGCGGCCGCGGTCGCGGCTGGCAGCGCGGGCAGAAGTGCGAGGAGCGGTTGACGAACTGCTCGCGCGCGATGAGGGTGCCGCAGCGCGGGCAGGGGCGGCCGGTCTGGCCGTAGGCCGCGAGCGAGCGGTCGAAGTAGCCGCTGGCGCCGTTGACGTTGACGTAGAGCTCGTCGAAGCTCGTGCCGCCCTGCGCGAGCGCCTCGCGCATCACCTCCGCGGCGTGGTCGAGGACCCGGCCGACCGTCGGTCCGGTGAGCGCCGACGCGGTGCGGCGGCCGTGGACCTGCGCGCGCCACAGCGCCTCGTCGGCGTAGATGTTGCCGACGCCGCTGACCACCGTCTGGTCCAGCAGCACCCGCTTGATCTCGCTGTCCTTGCCGCGCACCCGCTTCACCGTCGCTGCCCGGTCGAAGGCGGGCTCGAGCGGGTCGGGGGCGATGTGCAGCACCGGCTCCGGTATGCCGTGCGGGTGGCCGGCGTCGCCGCGCCGGTCCGGGAGGAGCCCGGTGAGGGCGAGGCCGCCGAAGGTGCGCTGGTCGACGAAGCGCAGCTGCGGGCCGTCGTCGGCGAAGTCGAAGGCGGCGTGCAGGTGCTTCTCCCGCGGCGCCGCGGCGTCCTCGACGAGCAGCTGGCCGCTCATGCCGAGGTGGACGACGAGGGCGTGCGGGTCGTCGGCCGGTGGGTCCAGGACCAACCAGAGGTACTTGCCGCGGCGGTCGACGTCGACGACCCGGCTGCCCGCCACGCGGGCGGCGAGGTCGGCCGGGCCGGCCGCGTGCCGACGCGCGACGCGCGCCCCGGTGAGCACGGCCCGGCTGATCGTCCGGCCCAGGACGTGGTCCTGCAGGCCCCGGCGGACGACCTCGACCTCGGGAAGCTCGGGCACCGGCCTCAGACGCTCGAGGCCGGTGCGTCCGAGGTGTCCTCGGTGGCCTCGGAGCCGTCGGTCTCCGTCACCCCCACCGCCTCGCTCAGCGCGCGCCAGGCGTTCTCGGCGGCCTGCTGCTCGGCACCCTTCTTGGAGCGTCCCACCCCGGTGCCGAGGGTCCGGCCGTCGACGACGACGACGGCGGTGAAGGTCTTGTCGTGGTCGGGACCCTCCGACTCGACCTCGTAGGTCGGGCTGCCCAGCGCGCTGTCGGCGGCCATCTCCTGGAGGCTGGTCTTCCAGTCGAGGGCGGCTCCGAGCGCCGCGCTGCGCCGCATGAGCGGGTCGAGCAGGTGGTGCACGAAGGTGCCGGCGGCGGGCAGGCCGGCCGACAGGTAGACGCACCCGATGACGGCCTCGGTGGTGTCGGCCAGGATCGACGCCTTGTTGCGGCCGCCGGTCGTCTCCTCACCCTTCCCGAGCAGCACGAAGTCGCCCAGGTCGATGACCCGGGCGACCTCGGCGAGAGCTCTGGAGTTGACGACGGCGGCCCGCAGCTTGGCGAGCTTGCCCTCCGGCAGGTCGGGGTGCTCACGGTAGAGCGTGTCGGTGACGACGATCCCGAGGACCGCATCCCCGAGGAACTCCAGGCGCTCGTTGTGGGGCAGCCCGTCGTTCTCGTAGGAGTAGGAGCGGTGGGTCAGGGCACGCAGCAGCAGCGCCTCGTCGACACGCTGCCCGACGACCCCCTCCAGGTAGTCGTTGAGCTCGTTCGCAGGACGCATGCTGCGGGAGCCGCGCTCAGTCCTGGTGCTCGGTGCGCTCGGCAGCGGCGTAGTGCCGGCCGGCGTAGGTGCCGCAGGAGGTGCAGGCCTGGTGCGGGGTGCGCACGGAGCCGCACTGCGGGCAGGTCGACAGCGCGATGGGCGCGGCCTTCCAGTTGGCCCGGCGGCTGCGGGTGTTGGAGCGCGACATCTTCCGCTTGGGGACGGCCACGTCAGTTCCTCTTCTTCTCGTCGTCGTCGGTCGGGACGCTCAGCGAGGCGAGCGCCGACCACCTGGGGTCGATCACGTCGTGGTGGTGGTCCGGGTCGTCAGCCAGGCGTGCTCCGCACTCGGAGCACAGACCCGGACAGTCGTCCTGGCACACCGGCTGGAAGGGCAGCGCGGTGACCACGGCGTCCCTCACGATCTCCTCGAGATCCATGAGGTCGCCGTCGAGCACGTGCTGCTCCTCCTCGTCGGTCTGCTGGTCCTTGCCGCCCTTGTGGGATGCCGCCACCGCGGAGTGGTGGGACGCCCGCTCGGGATAGGCGAACAGCTCCTGGAAGAAGACCTCGAGGGTCTCCCCGACGTCGTCCAGGCACCGCACGCACAGCCCGCTCGCCTCGGCCTGCACCGTCCCCGTCACCAGCACGCCCTCGACGACCGACTCCAGCCGCAGCTCCATCTCGACCGTGTGGTCGGCCTGGATCGCGATGACGTCGGTCCCGATGCGCTCGGGCGCCGACACGGTGCGGGAGAGCTCACGCATGGAGCCGGGTCGCCGGACCAGCTCCCGGGTGTCGACCACCCAGGGGCTCTCCAGCTCGGCAGCAGCCATGACTGTTCTCATCCTTGTGCACTCGTGTCGGTGGGGACGGTCGGTGCCCGGGGCGAGACGCAGCAAGGACACAAACCGACGCATCAGACTATCTGCTCGACCGCCCCCGACTCAAACCGAGGTCCGGCGGTGCCGCTGGACGTCGGACGCTCAGAGCGCGCGCAGCGCCGCCAGCACCCCGTCGGGCACCAGGCCCGAGATGTCGCCGCCGTAGCGGTGCACCTCCTTGACCAGGGAGCTGGACACGTGCTCGAGCCCCGGGTCGCCGGGCAGGAAGACCGTCTCGACGCCGGTGAGGTGGCGGTTCATGCGCGCCATCGGCAGCTCGTAGGCGAAGTCCGTGCCGCCCCGCAGCCCCTTGACGATGGCGCCGGCGTCGAGGTCGCGGCAGACGTCGACGAGCAGCCGGTCGGCGAAGGCCTCCACGCGCACCCGGTCCGCGAGGTCCGACGGCAGCGCCTCGCGGACCAGCTCCATCCGGCGCTCCACGGGGAAGGTCCCCCGCTTGGCCGGGTTGTGGAGGATCGCGACGACGACCTCGTCGAAGAGCGCGGTCGCGCGGGCGATGACGTCGAGGTGGCCGTTGGTGACCGGGTCGAAGGAGCCGGGGCACACGCAGCGGCGGGTGGGACGCGTCATGGCGGCGAGCCTAGTGGGCGCCGGTCCCGCCCGGTCGCCTACTCCTCCTCGTCGTCGGCCGGCAGGAGGCCCTCCTCGTGAGCCTCCTGCACGATCCGACGGACGTTCTCGATCGAGCCCGCACCGGCGTCGAGGTGCTCGCTGCGGGCCTTGAGGAAGGCCTCGCCGAGCGCCGCCCGCTCCTCCTCGGGCACCTCCTCGCGCGCCGGGTTGAGGATCGTCAGCTCCTCCTCGGTGATGTGGTGCTGGAGGACCTCGTTCATCTCCTCGACGGCGTCGTCGAACTTCTGGGTGTCGGTGCCCTTGCACTCCATCAGGGCCAGGAGGGCCTCGTTGATCTCGGCGTGCTCCTCCTCGCCGTGGTGGGCCTCGTGCTCCCCCACGCCCTCGGTCTTCTTCACCAGCCGGGGGTAGACGTGGCTCTCCTCGGCCTCCCCGTGCGCCACGAGGACGTCGGCGAAGGCCTGGCGCGCGGCCGCGCGGTCGGCGGTGCTGTCGCGCATCTCGCGCATGAGGGACTCGAAGAGGCGGTGGTCCTCGAGGATGAGGTCCACGACGTCGCCGGAGACGGGCCGGGGGATCACGTAGTCGGTCATGGGGCGATCGTGGCACCGGGGGCACGTCGCCGCACGTCGGACGGGGTGCGGCGGCGGGTCAGGCCCGGGCGAGGACGAGCCCGCCCTTCCCCGGCGCGGAGGGCAGGTCCTGGACGGACACCTCGGCGAAGCCGGCGGCGAGCACCGACCGCCGCAGCTCCTCCTCCGGGCGGAAGCGCAGCGTGGACACCGAGTCGATCCGCTCCCCGTCGGCGTGGAAGATCGTCGGCGACGCGAACGTCACGAGGTCTCCCTCGACGGAGACGACGTCGACCCAGTCCTCGACCGGTCCCTCCCCCTCGACGTCCACGACCTGCCGGGTGAGCTGCTCGGTCCAGCGCTCCCAGGCGCGGTCGGCGGGCACGCGCGACTCGAACGCCAGCGTCCCGCCGGACCGCAGGCAGGTCCGGACCGCGCGGAGCGTCGCCAGCCACTCGTCGTCCTCCAGGAACACCTGCGCCACGTTGGCGGTCATGGTCGCCAGGTCGTAGCGCCCCTCCTGGTCCGGGAGGGCGAGGAGGTCCGGCGCGGTCCCGACGATCCAGGTCACCGGGTCGGCGTGCGGCTTGCCTCGGCCCACGGCGACCGACGCCGCGGCGGGGTCGACGCCGGTGACCCGCACCCCGAGGGCGGCGAGCCGGCAGGCGAGGATCCCCGTGCCGCAGCCCACGTCCAGCACGTCGGCCGCTCCCAGCCGTCGGGCCAGGTCCACGTAGGTGTCCAGGTCGCTGCGGTCGGGGTCGAGCGCGTCGAGGACGGCGGCGACCCGGGGGTGGTCGAAGATCGCGTCCGGCATCCCGCCACCCTAGGAAGTCACGGGGTCGGTCACCGAACGCTTTTCCGGGATCGCGGCTCCTCCCGGGTCTCCGGCTCCCTCATGCCGTCACCAGCGGGGCCGGGCCGGCCCCGATCAGTCCTCGGTATGCCGTGCCGGCTCGGCCACGTGCACGGCCGTCTCGCCGTAGGACCGGGTGCCGAGATGCTCCATCCCCTCCGGCCAGGCGGGCTCCGGCGAGCGCGCGCTGCGCTCGACGACGACGACCGCCTCGGGGTCGAGCCAGCCCTGGGAGACGAGCAGCTCGAGGACGGTGCCGAGCTCGGCCTCGGGCAACGGGTAGGGCGGGTCGAGGAAGACGACGTGGTAGCCGCCGCCCTCGCCGGGGCCGCCCTCCAGCACCCTCGCGACGGAGGCGTTGCGCACCTCGACGGAGGAGGTGAAGCCGAGGTCGGCCGCGTTGCGCTGCACGAGCGCGGCCGTGGGCCGGTGCTTCTCCACCGCCAGGAGGTGGGCCGCCCCGCGGGAGACCGCCTCGAGCCCGAGCGCCCCCGACCCGGCGTAGAGGTCGAGCACCCGCGTGTCGTCGAGGTCGATGAGGGCCTCGAGGCGGGAGAAGACGGCCTCGCGGACCCGGTCGGTCGTGGGCCGGGTGCTGGCGCCGCGCGGGGTGGCGATGCTCCTGCCCCCGGCGCGGCCGGCGATGATGCGGGTCACGGCCTGCTCACCCCCGCTCCAGGAAGGCGGCGCGCTCGGCGTCGAGCTGGTCGAGCTCGCGGCGCAGTGCCGGGTTGCCGGTGAGGTCGGGGTCGGCCTCGACGGCGGACCAGGCGGCCGCGTGGGCGGTGACGATGAGCTCCTCGTCGCGGGCCAGGCGCAGGAAGCGCAACCCGCTGCGGCCGCCGCTCTGGCTGGCGCCGAGCACGTCGCCCTCGCGGCGGGTCTCCAGGTCGAGGCGCGCCAGCTCGAAGCCGTCGGTGGTCGAGGCGACGTGGTCGAGCCGCGTCACGGCCCCCTCGTCGCCGGAGCCGCCCTGCGTGACGAGCAGGCACAGGCCGGGGCGACCGCCACGGCCGACGCGGCCACGCAGCTGGTGCAGCTGGGAGATGCCGAAGCGGTCGGCGTCCAGCACGACCATCGTCGTGGCGTCCGCGACGTCCACGCCGACCTCGATGACGGTGGTGGCGACCAGCAGGTCGACCTCGCCGGCGGCGAAGCGCCGCATGACGTCGTCCTTCTCGTCGCCGCTCATCCGCCCGTGGAGGGCCTCGATCCGGAGGTCGCGGGTCGACGGCAGCGCCCTGAGCGCCCGCACCACCTGGTGCACGCCGTGCAGCGACGGCCCCGCCGCGGAGCCCACCTCCTCGGCGTCCGGATCCGGGTCGACGGCGGAGGACAGCAGGTCGTCGGCCTCCTCGCCCTGCGGCGCCACCGGTGGGCGGACGTCGGTGGGCCCGCCAGGACCGACGGTGTCGGCACCCGGCAGGTCGGGGTCGTCCTCCTCGCCGATCCGGGGGCACACGACATACACCTGGCCGCCGCCGCGCACCTCCTCGGCCACGCGCTCCCAGGTGCGCTGCAGCCAACCGGGGCGATCGGCGGTGACGACGTGCGTGCTGATCGGCTGGCGGCCGCGGGGCAGCTCGCGCAGCGTGGAGGTGGTCATGTCGCCGTAGACGGTCATGGCCACCGTCCTCGGGATCGGGGTCGCGGTCATGACGAGCACGTGCGGGGCGGTGCCGGCCTTGTCGCGCAGGGCGTTGCGCTGCTCGACCCCGAAGCGGTGCTGCTCGTCGACGACGACCAGCCCGAGGTCGGCGAGCTGCACGTGCTCCTGGATGAGGGCGTGGGTGCCGACGA
This genomic interval carries:
- a CDS encoding class I SAM-dependent methyltransferase, which translates into the protein MPDAIFDHPRVAAVLDALDPDRSDLDTYVDLARRLGAADVLDVGCGTGILACRLAALGVRVTGVDPAAASVAVGRGKPHADPVTWIVGTAPDLLALPDQEGRYDLATMTANVAQVFLEDDEWLATLRAVRTCLRSGGTLAFESRVPADRAWERWTEQLTRQVVDVEGEGPVEDWVDVVSVEGDLVTFASPTIFHADGERIDSVSTLRFRPEEELRRSVLAAGFAEVSVQDLPSAPGKGGLVLARA
- the rsmD gene encoding 16S rRNA (guanine(966)-N(2))-methyltransferase RsmD encodes the protein MTRIIAGRAGGRSIATPRGASTRPTTDRVREAVFSRLEALIDLDDTRVLDLYAGSGALGLEAVSRGAAHLLAVEKHRPTAALVQRNAADLGFTSSVEVRNASVARVLEGGPGEGGGYHVVFLDPPYPLPEAELGTVLELLVSQGWLDPEAVVVVERSARSPEPAWPEGMEHLGTRSYGETAVHVAEPARHTED
- the rpmF gene encoding 50S ribosomal protein L32, yielding MAVPKRKMSRSNTRSRRANWKAAPIALSTCPQCGSVRTPHQACTSCGTYAGRHYAAAERTEHQD
- a CDS encoding hemerythrin domain-containing protein, translated to MTDYVIPRPVSGDVVDLILEDHRLFESLMREMRDSTADRAAARQAFADVLVAHGEAEESHVYPRLVKKTEGVGEHEAHHGEEEHAEINEALLALMECKGTDTQKFDDAVEEMNEVLQHHITEEELTILNPAREEVPEEERAALGEAFLKARSEHLDAGAGSIENVRRIVQEAHEEGLLPADDEEE
- the rnc gene encoding ribonuclease III: MRPANELNDYLEGVVGQRVDEALLLRALTHRSYSYENDGLPHNERLEFLGDAVLGIVVTDTLYREHPDLPEGKLAKLRAAVVNSRALAEVARVIDLGDFVLLGKGEETTGGRNKASILADTTEAVIGCVYLSAGLPAAGTFVHHLLDPLMRRSAALGAALDWKTSLQEMAADSALGSPTYEVESEGPDHDKTFTAVVVVDGRTLGTGVGRSKKGAEQQAAENAWRALSEAVGVTETDGSEATEDTSDAPASSV
- the mutM gene encoding bifunctional DNA-formamidopyrimidine glycosylase/DNA-(apurinic or apyrimidinic site) lyase, giving the protein MPELPEVEVVRRGLQDHVLGRTISRAVLTGARVARRHAAGPADLAARVAGSRVVDVDRRGKYLWLVLDPPADDPHALVVHLGMSGQLLVEDAAAPREKHLHAAFDFADDGPQLRFVDQRTFGGLALTGLLPDRRGDAGHPHGIPEPVLHIAPDPLEPAFDRAATVKRVRGKDSEIKRVLLDQTVVSGVGNIYADEALWRAQVHGRRTASALTGPTVGRVLDHAAEVMREALAQGGTSFDELYVNVNGASGYFDRSLAAYGQTGRPCPRCGTLIAREQFVNRSSHFCPRCQPRPRPRRTLPR
- a CDS encoding YceD family protein; translated protein: MAAAELESPWVVDTRELVRRPGSMRELSRTVSAPERIGTDVIAIQADHTVEMELRLESVVEGVLVTGTVQAEASGLCVRCLDDVGETLEVFFQELFAYPERASHHSAVAASHKGGKDQQTDEEEQHVLDGDLMDLEEIVRDAVVTALPFQPVCQDDCPGLCSECGARLADDPDHHHDVIDPRWSALASLSVPTDDDEKKRN
- a CDS encoding Gfo/Idh/MocA family protein, giving the protein MSTAYPPVPDRPIRWGLLAAGRIASAMAHAIASVDGGEVVAVAARDGERARVFAEEHGIPRSYGSYAELGADPEVDVVYVSSTHPFHAAQALACLDVGKHVLVEKPFALTVADTEAVLDRARARGLFAMEAMWTRCLPVVRELHARVARGDIGALRSFAAAFTVPFPYDETNRLFDLANGGGALMDLGVYPVTLAHLLAGHPTDVQVLGSTVPTGADDQVALQWHTDSGALVQVLCDSRSHGASRTVLRGTAGWIEVHGPVNDPESFTVHRPGEDEEHVSAERRGFAHEVEEVHRCLREGLVESPLVPHDDTIAVMTVLESVRREIGVRYPQEDEPLRA
- the coaD gene encoding pantetheine-phosphate adenylyltransferase — protein: MTRPTRRCVCPGSFDPVTNGHLDVIARATALFDEVVVAILHNPAKRGTFPVERRMELVREALPSDLADRVRVEAFADRLLVDVCRDLDAGAIVKGLRGGTDFAYELPMARMNRHLTGVETVFLPGDPGLEHVSSSLVKEVHRYGGDISGLVPDGVLAALRAL